The following are encoded together in the Lathyrus oleraceus cultivar Zhongwan6 chromosome 3, CAAS_Psat_ZW6_1.0, whole genome shotgun sequence genome:
- the LOC127128411 gene encoding protein WHAT'S THIS FACTOR 9, mitochondrial: MLLNLPHTHKIPWLPFSNIQRYSYVNVYMKWKKDSYYDSIEHIHHSIQLKPVIALKNSIVQSPNGCIPISAVSKRGLQLDVPMKVSRFMRQYPSIFEEFRGPACNHPWFRMTTEAAEIDRDEKKVYEESREELRSRLRKMILMTKENVLPLKIIQGMQWYLGLPSDFLQHPEQNLDESFRFVEMEDGLKGLALESRERVYSVLEKNAIKGGLNFDGSSADAIEFPFFPSKALRVKSKIVIWLHEFQKLPYISPYEDFSNLDPNSDIAEKRLIGVLHELLSLFIDHSAERRKLLCLKKYFGFPQKVHRAFERHPHMFYMSFRNKTCTVILKEAYCNELAIEKHPLLSVRKRYIKLMKESEMILKNRRMKNGFSNCTEKLNLESNDLDEGGT; encoded by the coding sequence ATGTTGCTCAACTTGCCCCATACCCACAAAATCCCCTGGCTTCCTTTCTCAAACATCCAGAGGTATAGTTATGTGAATGTGTACATGAAATGGAAAAAAGATTCATACTATGACTCGATTGAGCACATTCACCACTCTATTCAGCTCAAGCCGGTTATTGCCCTAAAAAATTCCATTGTCCAGAGTCCTAATGGGTGCATCCCTATCTCTGCTGTATCTAAGAGGGGATTACAGTTAGATGTGCCAATGAAGGTTTCAAGATTTATGAGGCAATATCCCTCCATTTTTGAAGAGTTTAGAGGTCCTGCGTGTAATCATCCTTGGTTTAGGATGACAACTGAAGCTGCTGAGATTGACAGGGATGAGAAAAAAGTATATGAAGAAAGTAGGGAGGAATTAAGATCCAGGTTGAGGAAGATGATATTGATGACCAAAGAGAATGTTCTACCTTTAAAGATAATTCAAGGGATGCAATGGTATTTGGGCTTGCCTAGTGATTTTTTGCAGCACCCAGAACAAAATCTTGATGAATCCTTCAGGTTTGTAGAGATGGAAGATGGACTGAAGGGGCTGGCTCTTGAAAGCAGAGAGAGGGTTTATTCTGTACTGGAGAAGAATGCCATAAAAGGAGGTTTGAACTTCGATGGTTCATCGGCAGATGCAATTGAATTTCCTTTTTTTCCATCAAAAGCTTTAAGGGTGAAAAGTAAGATTGTAATTTGGCTACATGAATTTCAGAAGCTACCATATATTTCACCCTATGAGGATTTTTCAAATTTGGATCCAAACAGTGACATAGCAGAGAAAAGACTTATTGGCGTTCTTCATGAACTGCTTTCCCTATTTATTGATCATTCAGCCGAAAGAAGAAAGCTCCTTTGTCTCAAGAAGTATTTTGGCTTTCCACAGAAAGTGCATAGAGCATTCGAGCGGCATCCCCATATGTTTTACATGTCTTTTAGGAATAAAACATGCACCGTTATTCTTAAAGAAGCTTACTGCAATGAATTGGCTATTGAGAAGCATCCTCTTTTGAGTGTGAGGAAGAGATACATCAAGTTGATGAAGGAATCAGAAATGATTTTGAAGAACAGGAGGATGAAAAATGGATTTTCTAATTGCACTGAAAAACTCAATTTAGAGTCAAATGATCTGGATGAAGGGGGGACATGA
- the LOC127128412 gene encoding S-adenosylmethionine decarboxylase proenzyme, with protein MAMTNSAIGFEGYEKRLEMTFFESGVFSDPAGLGLRALSKDQLDEILNPAECTIVDSLSNDYVDSYVLSESSLFVYAYKVIIKTCGTTKLLLSIPAILKLADGLNIAVKSVRYTRGSFIFPGAQSFPHRSFSEEVDVLDSYFGKLGSGSQAYMMGDSDKSQIWHIYSASAKAEASPEAVYGLEMCMTGLDKEKASVFFKTSTSSAALMTKNSGIRKILPKSDICDFEFDPCGYSMNGIEGNAISTIHVTPEDGFSYASFEAVGYEYEEKSLNEVVERVLACFYPAEFSIALHIDMNGEKLDKFPLDVKGYYSGKRSNEVVGEGGAVVYRSFVRNDGCASPKSTLKCCWSEDESEEEEGKEI; from the coding sequence ATGGCTATGACAAACTCAGCTATTGGTTTTGAAGGCTACGAAAAGAGGCTTGAGATGACTTTTTTTGAGAGTGGTGTTTTCTCTGATCCTGCTGGATTAGGTCTACGAGCATTGTCTAAAGACCAATTGGATGAAATTCTGAACCCAGCCGAGTGCACTATTGTTGACTCATTGTCTAATGATTATGTTGATTCATATGTTCTTTCTGAATCAAGCTTGTTTGTGTATGCTTACAAAGTTATCATCAAAACCTGTGGGACTACAAAGTTGCTTCTGTCTATCCCTGCAATTCTTAAGCTGGCTGATGGTCTTAACATTGCTGTGAAATCGGTGAGATACACTCGCGGTAGCTTCATCTTTCCCGGTGCTCAATCATTCCCTCATCGAAGCTTTTCTGAGGAAGTTGATGTTCTTGACAGCTATTTTGGCAAACTTGGTTCTGGTAGCCAAGCTTATATGATGGGTGATAGTGATAAGTCACAAATTTGGCACATTTACTCTGCCAGTGCTAAGGCAGAAGCTTCACCGGAAGCTGTATATGGCCTTGAAATGTGCATGACTGGTTTAGATAAGGAAAAAGCATCTGTGTTTTTCAAGACAAGCACATCTTCAGCAGCTTTGATGACTAAGAATTCTGGAATCAGGAAGATCCTTCCAAAATCTGACATATGTGACTTTGAATTTGATCCATGTGGGTATTCAATGAATGGAATAGAAGGGAATGCCATATCGACTATCCATGTAACCCCTGAAGATGGATTCAGTTATGCAAGCTTTGAAGCTGTGGGTTATGAGTATGAAGAGAAATCTCTGAATGAAGTTGTTGAAAGGGTTTTAGCATGTTTCTATCCAGCTGAGTTTTCTATTGCTTTGCACATCGATATGAATGGTGAAAAACTTGACAAATTTCCTCTAGACGTTAAAGGATACTACAGTGGGAAGAGGAGCAATGAAGTTGTTGGAGAAGGTGGTGCTGTAGTTTACCGTTCCTTTGTTCGAAATGATGGCTGCGCATCTCCAAAGTCTACTCTGAAATGTTGCTGGAGTGAGGATGAGAGCGAGGAGGAAGAAGGGAAGGAGATATAG